One region of Sphingomonas abietis genomic DNA includes:
- a CDS encoding ABC transporter ATP-binding protein has protein sequence MRAAARPPGLGMSLRAEALSLSRDGRPVLRDVSLALEPGEMVALLGANGSGKTTLLRLLLGLLKPDAGRVLLDGEPIASLSRRQIATRIAYVPQSHQPTFPFTVAEMVAMGRAPATGWDRRRTADTITGEAIERVGIAHLADRLYTALSGGERQSVLIARALAQGARTLVMDEPTAALDLGQRERLMTLLQQLSADGFAVLATTHDPDQALRRFGRAIALHEGHVIADGPSRTVIDRALLSRCYDIPDTVLDRLGGAVP, from the coding sequence GTGCGTGCTGCCGCGCGTCCGCCGGGGCTGGGCATGAGCCTGCGCGCCGAAGCCCTCTCGCTCAGCCGCGATGGGCGGCCGGTGCTGCGCGACGTCTCGCTCGCGTTGGAGCCGGGCGAGATGGTCGCGCTGCTCGGCGCCAACGGATCGGGCAAGACGACGCTGCTGCGGCTGCTGCTCGGGCTGCTCAAGCCCGATGCCGGGCGCGTGCTGCTCGACGGCGAGCCGATCGCGTCGCTGTCGCGCCGGCAGATCGCCACCCGCATCGCCTATGTGCCGCAGAGCCACCAGCCGACCTTCCCCTTCACCGTCGCCGAGATGGTCGCGATGGGCCGCGCGCCCGCGACCGGCTGGGATCGCCGCAGGACGGCCGACACGATCACCGGCGAGGCGATCGAGCGCGTCGGCATCGCGCATCTCGCCGACCGGCTCTACACCGCGCTGTCGGGCGGCGAGCGCCAGTCGGTGCTGATCGCGCGCGCGCTTGCGCAAGGCGCGCGGACGCTGGTGATGGACGAGCCGACCGCGGCGCTCGATCTCGGCCAGCGCGAGCGGCTGATGACGCTGCTCCAGCAACTGTCCGCAGACGGCTTCGCCGTGCTCGCGACGACGCACGACCCGGATCAGGCGCTGCGCCGCTTCGGCCGTGCCATCGCGCTGCACGAGGGTCATGTCATCGCCGACGGGCCTTCGCGCACCGTCATCGATCGCGCGCTGCTCAGCCGATGCTATGATATTCCCGACACCGTGCTGGATCGTCTCGGTGGCGCCGTCCCGTAA
- a CDS encoding TonB-dependent receptor, translating into MGLVTSIPVSAQDSPSHRDIIVTGASDDAVHAQTQRASLGPLGTVDVHDTPNAIDIVPTALIEQQQLRNVQDALRYLPSVQGDGARPQSRGFQGSVVQNSRIDGFNIVSTTDYPAQQFQDIQVLNGLSGAIYGPTNPAGTFEYTLKRPTATPMAYARVGYGSGDLWLEHLDASDTALHGLIGVRANLLNEAGEGYLDSSHVSRQLASLAFDIHATPTTVIELNGSYYRYVTDGVEPSFATAANVAFPATIDPSKPGYAQPYAGQRNHTYTGSAKLKQDLGGDWHLVVGVLDQVADRDTSQITDTITNASTGAYTATIQTSTASRFTILSNQAYLDGSFDTGPLHHSLAIGTNGFVWKNFNPTGGKTFTLGSATLADPRAFARPALPDYTDRYRSSRAWQQVLVASDRISLGDHWSAVLTGSESWLGSVNSAATGATTSRSSNNGFSPSVSLVYKPVDRLMFYATYADSLQQGDTAPAGASNQNQILAPFRSKQYEGGAKLGLKALDLTLAVFQISRPFAYINASTLAFEQDGKQRNRGAELMANGRILPGLTAFGGITYLDPKLLNTASAATDDTRIVGLSRWVMSSLFTWDVPHVPGFQLTAFVRHASNRPTDDQNRFFAPGYTTVDLGAQKMVPLDGHQVTFRVDVANITDKHYLTNIVPGGLNGYTGAGNASASLGQPRTVSASMAVAL; encoded by the coding sequence ATGGGCCTCGTCACCAGCATACCGGTATCGGCGCAGGACAGCCCCTCGCACCGGGACATCATCGTCACCGGCGCCAGCGACGACGCCGTCCACGCCCAGACGCAAAGGGCATCGCTGGGGCCGCTCGGCACCGTCGACGTCCACGACACCCCCAATGCGATCGACATCGTGCCCACCGCGCTGATCGAGCAGCAGCAGCTCCGCAACGTCCAGGATGCGCTGCGCTATCTGCCCTCGGTCCAGGGCGACGGCGCCCGGCCGCAGAGCCGGGGCTTCCAGGGCAGCGTCGTCCAGAACAGCCGGATCGATGGCTTCAACATCGTCTCCACCACCGACTATCCGGCGCAGCAATTCCAGGACATCCAGGTGCTCAACGGGCTGTCCGGCGCGATCTACGGCCCGACCAACCCGGCCGGCACCTTCGAATATACGCTCAAGCGCCCGACCGCGACGCCGATGGCCTATGCGCGCGTCGGCTATGGCTCGGGCGATCTGTGGCTCGAGCATCTCGATGCGTCCGACACCGCGCTGCACGGCCTGATCGGCGTCCGCGCCAACCTGCTCAACGAGGCCGGCGAAGGCTATCTGGATAGCAGCCATGTCAGCCGCCAGCTCGCCAGCCTCGCCTTCGACATCCATGCCACGCCGACGACGGTGATCGAGCTCAACGGCAGCTATTATCGCTACGTCACTGATGGCGTCGAACCGAGCTTCGCGACGGCGGCGAACGTCGCCTTCCCCGCCACCATCGATCCCTCGAAGCCCGGCTACGCGCAACCCTATGCCGGCCAGCGCAACCACACTTATACGGGCAGCGCCAAGCTCAAGCAGGATCTCGGCGGCGACTGGCATCTTGTGGTCGGCGTGCTCGATCAGGTCGCCGATCGCGACACCAGCCAGATCACCGACACGATCACCAACGCCTCCACCGGCGCCTATACCGCGACGATCCAGACATCGACCGCCAGCCGCTTCACCATCCTGTCCAACCAGGCCTATCTCGACGGCAGCTTCGACACGGGGCCGTTGCATCACAGCCTCGCCATCGGCACCAACGGCTTCGTGTGGAAGAACTTCAATCCCACTGGCGGCAAGACCTTCACGCTCGGCTCGGCGACGCTCGCCGATCCGCGTGCCTTCGCGCGGCCGGCATTGCCCGATTACACCGATCGCTACCGCTCGTCGCGCGCGTGGCAGCAGGTGCTGGTGGCGAGCGACCGGATCAGCCTCGGCGATCATTGGAGCGCGGTGCTGACCGGCAGCGAGAGCTGGCTCGGCTCGGTCAATTCGGCGGCGACGGGCGCGACGACGAGCCGCTCGTCGAACAACGGGTTCAGCCCGTCGGTCAGCCTCGTCTACAAGCCGGTCGACAGGCTGATGTTCTACGCGACCTATGCCGATAGCCTGCAGCAGGGCGACACCGCGCCGGCGGGCGCCAGCAACCAGAACCAGATCCTCGCGCCGTTCCGATCGAAACAATATGAAGGCGGCGCCAAGCTCGGTCTCAAGGCGCTCGACCTGACGCTGGCGGTCTTCCAGATCAGCCGCCCCTTCGCCTACATCAATGCGAGCACGCTGGCGTTCGAGCAGGACGGCAAGCAGCGCAACCGCGGCGCCGAGCTGATGGCCAATGGCCGCATCCTGCCGGGGCTCACCGCGTTCGGCGGGATCACCTATCTCGATCCCAAGCTGCTGAACACGGCCTCCGCCGCGACCGACGACACGCGCATCGTCGGCCTGTCGCGCTGGGTGATGAGCTCGCTGTTCACCTGGGACGTGCCGCATGTGCCGGGCTTCCAGCTCACCGCCTTCGTCCGCCACGCCAGCAACCGGCCGACCGACGACCAGAACCGTTTCTTCGCCCCGGGCTATACCACGGTCGATCTCGGCGCGCAGAAGATGGTGCCGCTCGACGGCCATCAAGTCACCTTCCGCGTGGATGTCGCCAACATCACCGACAAGCATTATCTGACCAACATCGTGCCGGGCGGGCTCAACGGCTATACCGGCGCGGGCAACGCCTCGGCGTCGCTCGGCCAGCCGCGCACCGTCTCCGCCTCGATGGCGGTGGCGCTGTGA
- a CDS encoding MFS transporter, translating into MQHKFSYFLSNVMAPNRPKILILLSVTCTALTYFAVGLPLAVLPGWVRDDLGYSAALAGLAISIQYVATIVSRGIVGPMVDRSGPKRAILIGFACSVGSGAVLIAAALLAARPVLALGTLFASRIILGFGESLVGTGAIAWGIGRTGPEHTARVISWNGIATYAAIALGAPAGVVLLHLWGLAAVGVALLSVGVAGFAFAWPQANITTHASDRLPFAAVFSRVLPYGLALGLGAIGFGVITAFIALYYGAHGWPNAWIAISAFGVAFILARLIFVNSIARHGGLIVAFSFLSVEAVGLLIVWLAFVPSMAVLGAATAGFGFALLFPALGMIVVDLVPPQNRGAAIGAYSMFTDVALCVTGPVAGVLAGAAGYRAPFLFAAVAAAIAIALVYALMRRRAPVVTALR; encoded by the coding sequence GTGCAGCATAAATTTTCCTATTTTTTGAGCAACGTGATGGCGCCGAACCGACCGAAGATCCTGATCCTGCTCAGCGTCACCTGCACGGCGCTGACCTATTTCGCCGTCGGGTTGCCGCTTGCCGTTCTTCCCGGCTGGGTGCGCGATGATCTTGGTTATAGCGCCGCGCTCGCCGGGCTGGCGATCTCCATCCAATATGTCGCGACGATCGTCAGTCGCGGGATCGTCGGCCCGATGGTCGATCGGTCGGGGCCTAAGCGGGCCATCCTGATCGGCTTTGCGTGCAGCGTGGGCAGCGGCGCCGTCCTCATCGCCGCCGCGCTGCTCGCCGCTCGTCCGGTGCTGGCGCTGGGCACGCTCTTCGCCAGCCGGATCATCCTCGGCTTCGGCGAAAGCCTGGTCGGCACCGGCGCCATCGCATGGGGGATCGGCCGCACCGGGCCGGAGCATACCGCACGGGTCATCTCGTGGAACGGCATTGCCACCTATGCCGCGATCGCGCTCGGCGCGCCGGCCGGCGTGGTGCTGCTCCATCTCTGGGGCCTGGCGGCGGTGGGCGTCGCGTTGCTGAGCGTCGGCGTGGCCGGTTTCGCCTTCGCCTGGCCGCAGGCGAACATCACCACCCATGCCAGCGATCGCCTGCCCTTTGCCGCCGTGTTCAGCCGGGTGCTGCCCTATGGCCTGGCGCTCGGCCTCGGCGCGATCGGCTTCGGCGTGATCACCGCCTTCATCGCTCTCTATTACGGCGCGCATGGCTGGCCGAACGCCTGGATCGCGATCAGCGCTTTCGGCGTCGCATTCATCCTGGCACGCCTGATCTTCGTGAACAGCATCGCCAGACATGGCGGTCTCATCGTCGCCTTCTCATTCCTTTCGGTAGAGGCCGTCGGCCTGCTGATCGTCTGGCTGGCCTTCGTCCCGAGCATGGCGGTGCTCGGCGCGGCGACCGCGGGCTTCGGCTTTGCCCTGCTCTTCCCGGCGCTGGGGATGATCGTCGTCGATCTGGTGCCGCCGCAGAATCGCGGCGCGGCGATCGGCGCCTATTCGATGTTCACCGACGTGGCGTTGTGCGTCACCGGGCCGGTCGCCGGCGTGCTGGCCGGGGCGGCGGGATATCGCGCGCCGTTCCTCTTCGCCGCCGTCGCCGCCGCCATCGCGATCGCGCTGGTCTACGCGCTGATGCGGCGCCGGGCGCCGGTCGTCACCGCCCTGCGCTGA
- a CDS encoding ABC transporter substrate-binding protein, whose translation MRRIALPALLALAMPALIGAAPTAPPPIADLWYAHNAMTMMMGAASSIRVTVDTPTAQPWMFRIAPVLNQAQIVAVGSANAETLAGHGVKLVFTAQAPEAARLKALGIDARDMSFSDVPGMARSLRETAAAIGTPLAHQRLDAYEAYTAGVLRKLHATVGALPESSKPRVLHLVSWSPLKADGAGTMIDTWIREAGGRNAAEGLVGNQKPISIEQIAQWNPDIIIVGGPAKGPDDHPWVGVPAMAGRRIVRNPAGVFPWDRYGPEFALQLQWAAQLFHPKQAKIGDMAAETQRFYQRFYGYRLSDTDAHRILASLPPAP comes from the coding sequence GTGAGGCGGATCGCCCTCCCCGCGCTGCTGGCACTGGCGATGCCGGCGCTGATCGGCGCCGCGCCTACCGCGCCGCCGCCGATCGCCGACCTCTGGTACGCGCACAATGCGATGACGATGATGATGGGCGCCGCCTCGAGCATCCGCGTCACCGTCGACACGCCGACCGCGCAGCCCTGGATGTTCCGTATCGCCCCAGTCCTCAACCAGGCACAGATCGTCGCGGTCGGCTCCGCCAATGCCGAGACGCTCGCCGGGCATGGCGTGAAGCTCGTCTTCACCGCGCAGGCGCCCGAGGCGGCGCGGCTCAAGGCGCTCGGCATCGATGCGCGCGACATGTCCTTCTCCGACGTGCCCGGCATGGCGCGGAGTCTGCGCGAAACCGCCGCCGCGATCGGCACGCCGCTCGCCCACCAGCGGCTTGACGCCTACGAAGCCTATACCGCCGGCGTGTTGCGCAAGCTGCACGCCACGGTCGGCGCGCTGCCCGAGAGCAGCAAGCCGCGTGTGCTTCATCTCGTCTCCTGGTCACCGCTCAAAGCCGATGGGGCGGGCACGATGATCGACACCTGGATCCGCGAAGCCGGCGGCCGCAACGCCGCCGAAGGCCTGGTCGGCAACCAGAAGCCGATCTCGATCGAGCAGATCGCCCAGTGGAATCCCGACATCATCATCGTCGGCGGCCCCGCCAAGGGCCCCGATGACCATCCCTGGGTGGGCGTGCCGGCGATGGCCGGCCGGCGGATCGTGCGCAATCCGGCTGGCGTCTTCCCCTGGGATCGCTACGGCCCCGAATTCGCGCTCCAGCTGCAATGGGCGGCGCAGCTCTTCCATCCCAAGCAGGCAAAGATCGGCGACATGGCCGCCGAGACCCAGCGCTTTTATCAGCGCTTCTACGGCTACCGGCTGAGCGATACCGATGCGCATCGCATCCTCGCCTCGCTGCCGCCCGCGCCCTGA
- a CDS encoding FecCD family ABC transporter permease, whose protein sequence is MRQSLTLSILLLVLVVAGSACIGRYPIAPTALLGLFGIGGPSGDPIAVTLLWHERLPRILGAMLVGGGLASAGAAYQGVFRNPLVSPDLLGVLAGSGFGAAVAILLDLPPAARMALTFAGGAAAVALGVLVARLFGDRDDAGGGGILLLVFGGLVSGALFTALLSLAKYVADPQNTLADIVFWLLGSLTGAGGPALAIAGVPLAIGIALLIGCGRFLDLLVLADDEALSLGVPVRQLRLVVIAIATATCALTVTLAGTIGWVGLVVPHIVRLLTGPAHRRLMPVCACVGAAFLVVADTLARTLTPSEIPIGIVTDLVGVIAFLCVLPRVRRGWA, encoded by the coding sequence ATGCGCCAAAGCCTGACGCTGTCGATCCTGCTGCTCGTCCTCGTCGTCGCGGGATCGGCGTGCATCGGCCGCTATCCGATCGCACCCACCGCGCTGCTCGGCCTGTTCGGGATCGGCGGTCCCAGCGGCGATCCGATCGCGGTGACTTTGCTGTGGCACGAGCGACTGCCGCGCATCCTCGGCGCGATGCTCGTCGGCGGTGGTCTCGCCAGCGCCGGCGCCGCCTATCAGGGGGTGTTCCGCAACCCGCTGGTGTCGCCCGACCTGCTCGGCGTGCTCGCGGGCAGCGGCTTCGGCGCGGCGGTGGCGATCCTACTCGATCTTCCGCCCGCAGCGCGGATGGCGCTGACCTTCGCGGGCGGCGCCGCGGCGGTGGCGCTCGGCGTGCTGGTGGCGCGGCTGTTCGGCGATCGCGACGATGCGGGCGGCGGCGGCATCCTGCTGCTGGTGTTCGGCGGGCTCGTCAGCGGCGCCTTGTTCACCGCCTTGCTGTCTCTCGCCAAATATGTCGCCGATCCGCAGAACACGCTCGCCGACATCGTCTTCTGGCTGCTCGGCAGCCTCACCGGCGCGGGCGGCCCGGCGCTCGCCATCGCCGGCGTGCCGCTGGCGATCGGCATCGCGCTGCTGATCGGCTGCGGACGTTTCCTCGACCTGCTCGTGCTCGCCGACGACGAGGCGCTGAGCCTCGGTGTGCCGGTTCGCCAACTCCGCCTGGTCGTGATCGCGATCGCCACCGCGACCTGCGCGCTGACCGTGACGCTGGCGGGCACGATCGGCTGGGTCGGGCTCGTCGTGCCGCATATCGTGCGGCTGCTTACCGGCCCCGCGCATCGTCGGCTGATGCCGGTCTGCGCCTGCGTCGGCGCGGCGTTTCTGGTGGTCGCGGACACGCTCGCGCGCACGCTCACTCCTTCCGAGATCCCGATCGGGATCGTCACCGATCTGGTCGGCGTGATCGCCTTCCTGTGCGTGCTGCCGCGCGTCCGCCGGGGCTGGGCATGA
- a CDS encoding alpha-glucosidase, which produces MDALRLVAIDGGFDLTLDGRLIVRHRPDSPALFVGRGRPDIAMVRGNFDISDRLDERIALRHATFDGARIALAAHADAPPLLYLDLDGATLRPVATDPALNRFWLRIVAEPDEQLWGAGEQLSYFGLRGRRFPLWTSEPGVGRDKASAITFQADVAGQGGGDYWNTNYPQPTWLSSRRYALHVETTAYSAFDFRDPAFHEIEAWAIPEAIEWFAADRFVDLVGQLSTRFGRPPRLPDWAFSGAILGLKDGERSFARMEAIIAAGAAVTGLWCEDWVGLRVTSFGKRLFWDWTANEARYPDLRARIAALATRGIRFLGYVNPYLAIDGGLYQEALAAGHLALKLDADEPYLVDFGEFDCGIVDFTSPAAADWFAERVIGQEMLDLGLAGWMADFGEYLPTDVRLANGLDGMLAHNAWPTIWAEINARAVAARGQTGEAVFFMRAGFTGVSRYCPLLWAGDQSVDFSRHDGIGTVIRAALSSGLLGNAYHHSDLGGYTSLFGNVRTPGLMMRWSELSAFSPVMRSHEGNRPDENLQLDGDPQVLDHFARMSRIHAALAPYVATLCDEAVATGLPLQRPLFLHHEADPNAFAVDDAFLYGRDLLVAPVLEADRIDWPVYLPAGAEWVHLWSGEAFGGGTRVTIGATLGAPPVFFRADSAMRGLFAEISDL; this is translated from the coding sequence ATGGATGCGTTGCGCCTCGTCGCGATCGATGGCGGGTTCGACCTGACGCTGGATGGCCGTCTGATCGTCCGTCACCGGCCGGATTCCCCCGCCCTGTTCGTGGGGCGCGGCCGACCCGACATCGCGATGGTGCGCGGCAATTTCGACATATCCGATCGGCTCGACGAGCGCATCGCGCTGCGCCATGCCACCTTCGATGGCGCCCGCATCGCGCTGGCCGCTCATGCTGACGCACCGCCGCTGCTGTATCTCGATCTCGACGGCGCGACGCTGCGCCCCGTCGCCACCGATCCCGCGCTCAACCGTTTCTGGCTGCGGATCGTCGCCGAGCCGGACGAGCAGCTCTGGGGCGCCGGCGAACAGCTTTCCTATTTCGGGCTCCGCGGCCGCCGCTTCCCGCTATGGACCTCGGAGCCGGGCGTCGGCCGCGACAAGGCCAGCGCGATCACCTTCCAGGCCGATGTCGCCGGGCAAGGCGGCGGCGACTATTGGAACACCAATTACCCCCAGCCGACCTGGCTGTCCTCGCGCCGCTACGCGCTGCATGTCGAGACGACCGCCTACAGCGCGTTCGACTTCCGCGATCCGGCCTTCCACGAGATCGAGGCCTGGGCGATTCCCGAGGCGATAGAATGGTTCGCCGCCGATCGCTTCGTCGATCTGGTCGGCCAGCTCTCGACCCGCTTCGGCCGGCCGCCACGGCTGCCCGACTGGGCCTTTTCGGGCGCGATCCTCGGGCTCAAGGACGGTGAGCGCAGCTTTGCGCGGATGGAGGCGATCATCGCCGCCGGCGCCGCCGTCACCGGCCTGTGGTGCGAGGATTGGGTCGGCCTGCGCGTCACCAGCTTCGGCAAGCGGCTGTTCTGGGACTGGACGGCCAATGAGGCCCGCTATCCCGATCTGCGCGCGCGGATCGCCGCACTGGCGACACGCGGCATCCGCTTCCTCGGCTATGTGAACCCCTATCTGGCGATCGACGGCGGTCTCTACCAGGAGGCGCTGGCGGCCGGGCATCTGGCGCTGAAACTCGATGCCGACGAGCCCTATCTGGTCGATTTCGGTGAGTTCGACTGCGGCATCGTCGACTTCACCAGTCCGGCCGCCGCCGACTGGTTCGCCGAGCGGGTGATCGGTCAGGAGATGCTCGATCTCGGTCTGGCCGGCTGGATGGCCGATTTCGGCGAATATCTGCCCACCGACGTGCGCCTCGCCAACGGCCTCGACGGGATGCTCGCCCACAATGCCTGGCCGACGATCTGGGCCGAGATCAACGCGCGGGCCGTCGCCGCGCGCGGGCAGACCGGCGAGGCGGTGTTCTTCATGCGCGCGGGGTTCACCGGGGTCTCGCGATATTGCCCGCTGCTCTGGGCCGGCGACCAGTCGGTCGATTTCTCGCGGCATGACGGGATCGGCACCGTGATCCGCGCGGCGTTGTCGTCGGGGTTGCTCGGCAACGCCTATCACCACAGCGATCTTGGCGGCTACACCAGCCTGTTCGGCAATGTCCGCACGCCCGGGCTGATGATGCGCTGGAGCGAGCTTTCCGCCTTTTCGCCGGTGATGCGCAGCCATGAAGGCAATCGGCCCGACGAGAATCTCCAGCTCGACGGCGATCCGCAGGTGCTCGATCATTTCGCGCGGATGAGCCGCATCCATGCCGCGCTGGCCCCCTATGTGGCGACGCTGTGCGACGAGGCCGTCGCGACGGGCCTGCCCTTGCAGCGGCCGCTGTTCCTGCACCATGAGGCGGATCCGAACGCCTTCGCGGTGGACGACGCTTTTCTCTACGGCCGAGACCTGCTCGTCGCGCCTGTTCTCGAGGCCGATCGCATCGACTGGCCGGTCTATCTGCCGGCCGGCGCTGAGTGGGTGCATCTGTGGTCCGGCGAAGCCTTTGGCGGGGGCACGCGGGTGACGATCGGCGCGACATTGGGGGCGCCGCCTGTCTTCTTCCGTGCTGATTCGGCGATGCGCGGGCTATTCGCGGAAATCTCCGATCTATAG
- a CDS encoding LLM class flavin-dependent oxidoreductase produces the protein MTDGSAPGPCEVSWFSALCDDDYEFLGQPDPALKSSFEHCRDIVLQAESGGFDNILLPSGYQLGIDTTAFAAAIAPMLKRIALLMAVRVGESWPPQLARQIATIDRILGGRLAVNIISSDLPGETLPSAARYRRTIEAMHILKTLLNGQSLDHDGEFWTLKIDPPRIGTVSGKAPPLYFGGLSEDAREAAAQGCDVYLMWPDRIEAVQAIIADMRGRAAKHGRTLRFGYRAHVVVRDTEAEARTAADRLLSKLDASEGAAIRAKSLDSQSVGVAAQAALREGAADDGYAEAHLWTGIGRARSGAGAAIVGDPDQVFAKLQAYRAMGIEAFILSGYPHAAEADLFARHVLPRLDHAPLSRD, from the coding sequence ATGACCGATGGATCGGCGCCCGGCCCCTGCGAAGTCAGCTGGTTCTCGGCCCTGTGTGACGATGATTACGAATTTCTCGGCCAGCCCGATCCCGCGCTGAAATCCAGTTTCGAGCATTGCCGCGACATCGTGCTGCAGGCGGAAAGCGGCGGCTTCGACAATATCCTGCTGCCCTCGGGCTATCAGCTCGGCATCGACACCACCGCCTTCGCCGCCGCGATCGCGCCGATGCTCAAGCGCATCGCGCTGCTGATGGCGGTGCGCGTCGGCGAGAGCTGGCCGCCGCAGCTGGCCCGCCAGATCGCCACGATCGATCGCATTCTGGGCGGCCGGCTCGCCGTCAACATCATCTCCTCCGATCTGCCCGGCGAGACGCTGCCCTCCGCGGCCCGCTACCGCCGCACGATCGAGGCGATGCACATCCTCAAGACGCTGCTGAACGGTCAGTCGCTCGATCATGACGGCGAGTTCTGGACGCTCAAGATCGATCCGCCGCGGATCGGCACCGTGTCCGGCAAGGCCCCGCCGCTCTACTTCGGCGGCCTTTCCGAGGACGCCCGCGAGGCGGCGGCGCAGGGCTGCGACGTCTATCTGATGTGGCCCGACAGGATCGAGGCGGTGCAGGCGATCATCGCCGACATGCGCGGCCGCGCCGCGAAGCATGGCCGCACGCTGCGCTTCGGCTATCGCGCCCATGTCGTGGTGCGCGATACCGAGGCCGAGGCGCGCACCGCCGCCGACCGGCTGCTCTCCAAGCTCGACGCGAGCGAGGGCGCCGCGATCCGCGCGAAATCGCTCGATTCGCAGTCCGTCGGCGTCGCCGCGCAGGCGGCGCTGCGCGAGGGCGCCGCCGATGATGGCTATGCCGAGGCCCATCTGTGGACCGGCATCGGCCGGGCACGATCGGGCGCGGGCGCGGCGATCGTCGGCGATCCCGATCAGGTGTTCGCCAAGCTCCAGGCCTATCGCGCCATGGGGATCGAGGCGTTCATCCTGTCGGGTTATCCCCACGCCGCCGAGGCCGACCTGTTCGCCCGCCATGTCCTCCCCCGGCTCGATCACGCGCCGCTGAGCCGCGATTGA
- a CDS encoding aldo/keto reductase: MWRFAGDDVAAARARIEAAFDAGITLFDTADIYGPDNGEPFGAAEALLGRVLAETPALRDRMVLATKGGIRMGVPYDSGPTALAGAIDDSLARLGTDRVELYQIHRPDLLTHPQEVARTLDDARQAGKIVAIGVSNHTPAQAAALAHFLPVPLVSHQPEFSALHLAPLFDGIVDQAMERDMALLAWSPLGGGRLARAEDARSQAVAALLDAKAADAGVDRAAAAYSWIMVHPARPIPIVGTQNPQRIRAAADAYKPRWTRTEWYAVLQASMGESLP, translated from the coding sequence ATGTGGCGCTTTGCCGGCGATGATGTCGCTGCCGCCCGTGCCCGGATCGAGGCGGCGTTCGACGCCGGCATCACGCTGTTCGACACCGCCGATATCTATGGCCCGGACAATGGCGAGCCGTTCGGTGCGGCGGAAGCGCTGCTCGGCCGGGTGCTCGCCGAGACACCGGCGCTGCGCGACCGGATGGTGCTCGCCACCAAGGGCGGCATCCGCATGGGCGTGCCTTATGATTCGGGTCCGACCGCGCTGGCGGGGGCGATCGACGATTCGCTCGCCCGCCTCGGCACCGATCGCGTCGAGCTCTATCAGATCCACCGGCCCGATCTGCTGACTCATCCGCAGGAGGTCGCTCGCACGCTCGACGATGCGCGGCAGGCCGGTAAGATCGTCGCGATCGGCGTCTCCAACCACACGCCGGCGCAGGCGGCGGCGCTGGCCCATTTCCTGCCGGTGCCGCTGGTCAGCCACCAGCCGGAATTCTCCGCGCTGCACCTCGCGCCGCTGTTCGACGGTATCGTCGATCAGGCGATGGAGCGCGACATGGCGCTGCTCGCCTGGTCGCCGCTCGGCGGCGGCCGGCTGGCGCGGGCCGAGGATGCGCGCAGCCAGGCCGTCGCGGCTTTGCTCGACGCCAAGGCGGCGGACGCCGGCGTCGATCGCGCCGCCGCCGCCTATAGCTGGATCATGGTGCATCCGGCCCGGCCGATCCCGATCGTCGGCACGCAAAACCCGCAGCGTATCCGCGCCGCCGCCGACGCCTACAAACCGCGATGGACGCGCACCGAATGGTATGCCGTGTTGCAGGCTTCGATGGGAGAGTCCCTGCCATGA